A genome region from Nitrospira sp. includes the following:
- a CDS encoding pentapeptide repeat-containing protein, producing MEHMPPPAAGLKTSNHPMYRLLREGCIKEFNVKRAGGELVDLTGCDLRGLDLRGLETDGMDLSGCYFRQADLRGIDFRKAKLEGASINAAKISGVYFPIELSASEIELSLLHGTRMRYQPKP from the coding sequence ATGGAACACATGCCGCCGCCGGCCGCAGGGCTCAAAACCTCCAACCATCCCATGTACCGCCTGCTCCGCGAAGGGTGCATCAAAGAGTTCAACGTCAAGCGGGCTGGGGGTGAACTGGTCGACCTGACCGGATGTGATCTACGAGGGCTTGACCTACGCGGGCTCGAAACCGATGGGATGGACCTCAGCGGGTGTTATTTCCGGCAAGCCGATCTTCGCGGCATCGATTTCCGCAAGGCAAAGCTCGAAGGAGCCAGCATCAATGCGGCCAAGATTTCCGGCGTCTACTTTCCAATCGAACTCAGCGCAAGTGAAATCGAACTCTCCTTGCTGCACGGCACGCGAATGCGGTACCAGCCCAAGCCCTGA
- a CDS encoding peroxiredoxin, translating into MGLRLGDDAPNFTAETTEGTINFHEWLGGGWGILFSHPKDYTPVCTTELGYMARIKGEFDKRGVKILAISVDPLDSHRGWTKDINETQNCTVSYPIIADSEKKVADLYDMIHPNSLDSMTVRSVFVIGPDKKVKLMLTYPASCGRNFDELLRVVDSLQLTAKYKVATPVNWKDGQDCIITPAVNDAEAKTLFPKGFKTIKPYLRVTPQPNK; encoded by the coding sequence ATGGGACTACGATTGGGCGACGATGCCCCAAACTTTACAGCTGAAACGACTGAAGGGACGATCAATTTCCACGAGTGGCTTGGCGGTGGGTGGGGGATTCTCTTTTCGCACCCTAAGGATTATACCCCAGTCTGTACGACAGAATTAGGGTACATGGCGAGGATCAAAGGGGAGTTCGATAAGCGTGGGGTGAAGATTCTGGCCATCAGTGTGGATCCCCTGGATTCGCATCGCGGCTGGACCAAGGATATCAACGAAACGCAGAACTGCACGGTCAGTTATCCGATTATCGCCGACTCTGAGAAGAAGGTGGCCGATCTCTATGACATGATCCACCCGAACTCGCTGGATAGTATGACCGTGCGATCCGTGTTCGTAATCGGGCCGGACAAGAAGGTTAAGCTGATGCTCACCTATCCGGCTTCCTGCGGGAGAAATTTTGACGAATTGCTGCGCGTGGTCGATTCTCTGCAGCTGACCGCGAAATATAAAGTGGCGACTCCGGTCAACTGGAAGGACGGGCAGGACTGTATCATCACTCCGGCGGTGAACGATGCCGAAGCGAAGACGCTGTTTCCGAAAGGATTCAAAACGATCAAGCCCTATCTTCGGGTGACTCCGCAGCCGAATAAGTAG
- a CDS encoding radical SAM protein, which yields MPLPRILLVTPPLTQLNTPYPATAHLTGFLRARGYETAQADLGLAMVLRLFSREGLAQAFTRIKQTEQPWRGEIQQILALEPAYLETIEPVIAFLQGKDPMLAAHLARPGFLPEGPRFAADRRPGQGRCSISPSDTARHRATLYIEDLTDLLHSTVAPHFYLNRYAEQIMHATSSFDRIQEALAQPLSLTDELLIETLWPSLHRTSPDVVGLTVPFPGNLFGALRIAQAIKSRHPRIAIVLGGGYVNTELRRLQDPRLFQYVDYVTLDDGERPFLCLLEHLAGGRPEALLRRTFLRTDGRVVFRDGSSEPDIPMHELGTPTYEGLPLTNYLSILDSLNPMHRLWSEGHWNKLTVAHGCYWKQCTFCDVGLNYIARYEMTPTDVLLRQITALIQETGQRGFHFVDEAAPPAALKALALRLLETHTTISWWGNIRFEEAFSPDLARLLAASGCIALTAGLEAASDRLLERMKKGITVDQTARVAAAFRQAGILVHAYLMYGCPGETIADTVDSLERVRQLFAHHLLQSAFWHKFTATAHSPIGLNPAAEGLTILGPPFKGFAENDLRHADPAATCPPWLGEGLRAALLNYMEQAGFDIPAPRWFSHAVKPPRVARTWLTKALAASSSLALTAERRCVWIGSQPVVAAKGRSRTRLILPTRTEDFTISLTSSRAEWLLHVLHESTPSPRRNNHDYPRLADIRGRFPAAGARGFDRFSRSAAWHTIRQAGLLLV from the coding sequence ATGCCGTTACCGCGTATCCTGCTCGTCACTCCCCCTCTGACCCAGCTCAATACACCCTACCCCGCGACCGCCCATCTCACGGGATTTCTGCGTGCTCGTGGTTATGAAACTGCGCAGGCCGACCTCGGCCTTGCCATGGTGCTACGGCTCTTCTCACGCGAAGGATTGGCGCAGGCGTTCACCCGAATCAAGCAGACGGAACAGCCGTGGAGAGGGGAAATCCAACAGATCCTGGCACTTGAACCGGCCTATCTCGAAACCATTGAGCCGGTCATCGCGTTCCTCCAGGGAAAGGACCCGATGCTGGCCGCGCATCTCGCCCGTCCGGGGTTCCTTCCGGAAGGGCCACGCTTTGCCGCTGATCGTCGGCCCGGTCAGGGCCGATGCTCCATCTCGCCGTCCGATACCGCCCGGCACCGGGCCACCTTGTATATCGAGGATCTGACCGACCTCCTCCACAGCACCGTCGCGCCACACTTCTACTTAAATCGTTATGCCGAGCAGATCATGCACGCGACGTCCTCGTTTGACCGGATCCAGGAGGCCCTCGCGCAACCACTCAGTCTCACGGACGAGTTATTGATCGAGACTCTCTGGCCCTCCCTCCACCGGACGAGCCCGGATGTCGTCGGCCTCACCGTCCCCTTTCCCGGCAATCTCTTCGGTGCGCTGCGCATCGCACAGGCCATCAAATCACGCCACCCGAGGATCGCCATTGTCCTGGGCGGCGGATATGTGAACACCGAGCTGCGACGGCTACAAGACCCGCGGCTCTTCCAGTACGTGGACTACGTCACACTCGATGACGGCGAGCGCCCCTTCCTGTGCCTCCTGGAACACCTGGCCGGCGGGCGCCCCGAGGCGCTGCTTCGGCGGACGTTTCTTCGCACGGACGGCCGCGTGGTGTTTCGAGACGGCAGCAGCGAACCGGACATTCCCATGCACGAGCTCGGCACACCGACCTATGAAGGCCTGCCGCTGACCAACTACCTCTCGATTCTCGACAGTCTGAACCCGATGCACCGGCTCTGGTCGGAAGGCCATTGGAATAAGCTGACCGTCGCGCATGGCTGTTATTGGAAGCAATGCACGTTCTGTGATGTCGGGTTGAACTATATCGCACGGTATGAGATGACCCCGACCGACGTCTTACTCCGACAGATTACGGCGTTGATTCAGGAGACCGGACAGCGAGGATTTCATTTTGTCGACGAGGCCGCACCGCCCGCTGCGCTTAAAGCCTTAGCCCTGCGGCTGCTCGAAACCCACACGACTATCTCCTGGTGGGGAAACATTCGGTTTGAAGAAGCCTTCTCACCCGACTTAGCGAGGCTATTGGCGGCATCCGGCTGCATCGCGCTCACCGCCGGCCTTGAGGCGGCGTCGGATCGGCTACTCGAACGGATGAAAAAAGGGATTACGGTAGATCAGACGGCGCGGGTTGCGGCGGCATTTCGCCAGGCCGGCATTCTGGTCCACGCCTATCTCATGTATGGGTGTCCCGGCGAGACCATTGCCGATACGGTCGATTCGCTGGAGCGCGTCCGACAACTCTTTGCGCACCATCTGCTGCAGTCGGCCTTCTGGCATAAATTCACCGCCACGGCCCACAGCCCCATCGGCTTAAACCCCGCCGCAGAGGGCCTGACCATTCTCGGCCCGCCCTTCAAAGGGTTTGCGGAAAACGATCTTCGCCATGCCGATCCCGCCGCCACGTGCCCGCCCTGGCTCGGGGAAGGCCTGCGCGCCGCATTACTCAACTATATGGAACAGGCTGGATTCGACATTCCGGCACCTCGCTGGTTTTCACATGCCGTCAAGCCGCCTCGGGTCGCACGCACCTGGCTGACGAAGGCCCTGGCCGCGTCTTCCTCTCTGGCACTCACGGCCGAACGACGCTGCGTCTGGATCGGCAGCCAACCAGTGGTTGCCGCCAAGGGGCGCAGCAGAACCAGACTCATCCTGCCAACACGCACAGAAGACTTCACCATCAGCCTGACATCCTCTCGCGCTGAATGGCTGCTGCACGTACTGCACGAATCGACACCTTCGCCCCGCCGAAACAATCACGACTATCCCCGCCTCGCCGACATCCGTGGACGCTTTCCGGCCGCCGGCGCGCGCGGATTCGATCGCTTCAGCAGGAGCGCCGCCTGGCACACCATCCGTCAGGCGGGCCTCCTCCTGGTCTGA